AAgtcctaaatccatcactattCATTGGGCATGTAGTTATTGTTATATAGTATTCAATAATATACTATGTGTTCCTCTATTTTTATTCCCCTAAATTTACAATTTCTTTTAGTGTGAGTTTCTGTGGTGCGGGGAAAGACAACAAACGATAGAGACAGAGGAAAACCACCCCAAAAAATACAAATGTCTAAAGGTGGTATATAAGCTCTTCAGAATCCTTTTTTAtaggcataatatataaatatgcttATTAACTTGGATTTAGCTAATATTTATGTTCTTcaactttgggtgtgcacaaATAGACGCtgaaatttgtataaaattgaacaaatagacacacgTGTCCTACGTAGTATAATATACGTAGAATACCACATAGAACACAAAATTGTCAAGTAGGATGTCATGTAGTACatatgtgtctatttgtttatATTTTCGTGAAtcttgaaggaaaaaaaacataTGAAAGTTATGTGAATCCTTtttgtattcttttttttgTCCACTGGCAGAGACGAGAAGAACCGTTAGCTGGTTAGAAAGACAGTTTACGACGAAAGCCAGTCGAGATTATGATTCCAGTAATGCTGTTGATTACCCAACTGCAGTAGCTGTAGCTGCATTTGTTGTAAAATCAACTGAAGACAACAAGAGTAACAGTATTAAAAATAAAGCAAATGATACAATTGGTAGACCTGAAAAATTCACACGTCAGACTTCTTTGTGACCGTCATCCtctataataatatttcattatagtggccaaattttctttagaatcgatttttcatattatgttatattattcGATATAGCAGCCAAAAACATACACTATATAGTAATAATATGTTTTATTCATTCCTCCGTATTATAATCAGCTGTCAAGACTTCAAAATCAAGTTCAAAAGTTCAAGATAAAAATGCTGTAATACGAACAGCTACGGTGAATCAAGAACCAGTCAACTCCATGCAATCCCTTAAGCAGAGTGCAACCTTTGCAGATACCAGAAAGAACTCCACATTTGCAAATGACACTGCATCTTCCAAAACGCGAATTAGACAAATGACGTCTCAAAAAGAGATgataaaaggaacaactatGACAAATCATGTAGTTGGAAATTCTAAAGCAGATATTTGGGAgaaagaagagatgaagaagatcaaagAACGGTACGAAGTTATACTTAATTTTATATGATTGAAATTGAAAAGAACAAATTGTTGTCGTCTAACTCGAAAGAGATTTTCAGGTATGAAAAGCTGAATAACGTGACACTTGATTGGGAgactaagaagaagaaaaaggtgaAGCGACACTTGGAGCAAATTGAGGTTGATTCTAATTTATCTCTTTTAATTTGATtcgaaaacagtctctctactttgtgagatttcactgagtttgttattgttgttgtttttgtaatttgtttttttatgaGCTTCGGAATCTTATTCATTAGCTGATTACATACTAAATGTAATTACAGGCACAAATAGACAAGCGAAGGGCGAAGACGAGGCAAAGTTTCTACAGTGATATTGAAAGGATTGAAAACATAGCAGGAGGAGCCAAAGCAAAAGCAGagcaaaatcaagaaaaagaagagcATAAGGTGAAAGATAAAGCAAATAAAATCAGATCAACTGGGAAAATGCCAACAAGATGTTTGTGCTTTTAAGCTAAGATCGATTACACGAAAGTCGTAAATGATGTACAAATAACACCAATATTTGGATGATCTTTCAAACTTCTATGCAGGCAAAAGATGTACATAGGGAATAAAGGACGTTTATTGTAAATGAAAGTAAAAACAAACTATATATAGTTTCCAATTGTTGAAGGGTGTGATTACAGTCTCGTCTAATACAAACTATATATAGTTTCCAATTGTTGCAtataattgatatatatatatatatatatatatatatagcattaGATGGAGGGAATATTAGTACAAAATTTCAAACTTGAAAAGTATGTATCATTGTATCATTTTGTGAATCACCCTAGATCTACCCATTCAAGCCAAATAGGAATGTAGAATGCAATCTCTAGACTACCAgttatcattaaaaaaaaatcgttgtaattaaaatatttcagtGGGACAAGGATGAATGAAAGTACCAATAGAATACGGATATGTTACATGGAAAGCCCTGCAAATTTCATAAGGTTTTAAGACTTTAAAGTGTGCAAACAATGATTAGAAATAATAGTTTACGTGCTAATAGAGGCTACAGACTAATATCATGTCACTTGGACATGATAATAAATGTAGTAATGTATTGAAAGTGATTTAGGGTATAAGGAGAGCCCTAGGTCAAACCAAATTGaaaatgtcacgatccaatgcGTGATGACATTTGTTCTATCCCACCAAGATAAGTAAGCCGAAAACCCAACAAAAACAGAAATAATAcggaataaagaaataaaagaaatatatagaAGTGAGTCTTTCATAGTCTCAAATAACCCTCAAAAcatggttgtcacatgtacaagctcCTAATAAAACGGAACTGAAAGacaaatacaagtctcaatatcttTGTTTATCAAATGGAACAAAACTTTAACAAAAAGGGATAAGGGAGATTGTCGGGCTACAATTAGCTACCTCTCAAATCACCTTAAGATTCGGATGAAAAAGGAGGGGAACTCAAACTCATAGTCCGGGCTTGAAACCTACACAAATGTAGAAATAAGAAGTGAGTACCAAACAGCACGGTACTCAGCATGTAAACTAGCAAAATCAAGTAAAACTAATAGAATACACAAACTCATTTCATCCCAAtcgaacctccataactacaacttgcacagaaatcagcccaaactatatTTTACAATACACAGTACAAATAGGTCTTACAATTCAAGGTTCAAATGTCATAATTCACAAGTAATTACACAGCCCAGTCACAAGTATCAAGGTCATCACACAAAATATGCAAGGATAAGAATACACCGTCAAATAATCAAGTATCCTTCGAGAATGTCGAAACCATTTCCCTCCGGCACCATAATCAGTCAATCGCTGGAACCATTTTTCTTTGGAATTATAATCAACCACTCCCCGAAACCATTTTCATTCGACAATGCcagaaccattttccttcgACATAAGCATGAGACAATGccggaaccattttccttcggTATAATCATACAAGTTCATCTCATCAGAGTGTTCAAGAACAAAGATGCAAATTGACATGTTCACACAATAATAAGGAAATAATGCGTTCAACAAagtcacaatcacaatgaagctatcaaaatatttcatcaaatacgCACCAATATCAAGTCAAATCATATCACACTTTCAAGTCAAGAATTAGCAACACATTGACTTTTTATCACCTCATCTATCAATTAAGGTTAACTCATACGAGAATATACGCATAGCCACGTTCTCATTATTCCCCAACATAATCACAAAGGAAATTAGAGAATCTacaagtttcatagagttttagaagttcacttgccttaatcaatACTCAATAAACACACACTTGAGATTTTCCCTTCCAAATAGTATTCAAATCACCACAATATAATCAACTAATGTTTCACAATTGAATTCCGAAACTAACGACTTCAAAATCACGAAATTCAGACAAAAGGGAAAAACGACTCAAAAACTGGATTTAAAAAACGAggctcaaatctgaaattttttgTATAAAAATGTTCCTCAAGACATTTCGAATCAattggtgaaaaccattttaAAAACGGAGTTAAATTCAACTCGAAGTCACCATTGTGGAAAAActtcaagttcttgaaaacTCTCCATTTTCTAGGAATCAAAATCACTAATTTGAGGTAAAAAGAAAGATATAATCATTGGGTTGTAataccccctaaaacgttgtatgtgatattccaattctcgacgaaaatgatactgcttctgtatttttggcataactCTTCATAGGGTGGTCCACGTTAAGTTATTCAAGTTACTGAAgaactccaacatcattacctacaactttcgtgGTAGCTTAAGATTCGAAGACtatgtaggtcaaataaattaatttttgcaagtcctgatgctgtgatgaaatggagtggttgtagaagaaatatcatatctcactgtaggatgatcCAATTCGGTTGactcttgaactatatgaaaggaaacttctagagctacaattcatatgcatataaattgttgctctagaagtataatttcatgtcgttcaaaaatcaaccaatttggagcatcctacagtgagatatgatatttcttctacaaatacttcatttcatcacaacaccatgtcttgcaataattaatttatttgacctacttaacctccaaaacttaaaatatggtcctcacaaaagttgtaggtaatgatgttcgggtaattcaaaaatttaaatcacttaatttggaccatcctattaaaagttatgcccaaaatataaaagcgatattatttttatcgagaattggaacatcatatacaacgtttttaggggtgttacattatctccccattagtaacattcgtcctcgaatgaggaaatacttagcttgagtagagtagagtgtaaaccaacaacccatcattaatgtaatagtgcaatttaaaacatcgttcgaaatatatttcataattttgcaagcatatggcaagaaaagttgaaatgcaaggatttcaagaaaTTGAGAAAGGACAACTTAATATCTTAGGAAAGGTAGAGGGAAAAAtatgagggtatcgcttaatcatatccgcttcctcttcccatgtagcactttcgatttgttgattcctctaaaggactttaacagatgcaacttctttgttccttaatctcttaacttgctggtccaaaatttcaaacaaaatttcttcataggtcaagttttcttcaacattcactactctcaaaggaacaatggaactaggatcacccacacattttctcaacatagacaaatggaacaccggatgaaccatggtcatttccaatggcaactctaactcatatgcaaccttactaacacgtctcacgattctataaggccctacatacctagggctcaatttccttttcttaccaaaccgaaccacatccttcatgggtgaaaccttcagatacacccaatcatccacattatactcaagatcccttcttctagtgtaagaataggacttttgacgactttgagccatctttaatttttctctaatgatctttacctcctctaaagcatcaaataccaaatcaaggcccaacaaggtcatctcacctacttcgaaccaaccaaccggggaTCTACATTATCTCCCATACAAAacctcaaatggcgccatctcaatacttgagtggtaactattattataggcaaactcgatgagcggtagatgatcatcctaatttcctttaaactccaacaaacaagcccttaacatatcctctagtgtttgaatcatccttttGACTTGcccatctgtttgaggatggaatgcggtgctcaattttaccttagtaccgaggccctcTTAAaacgatctccaaaagtgaaaagtgaattaggaaccacgatccaaaataatagataacgGCACatcatgcaacctcaccaactcccgaatatacaacttggcatagtctttgggactatagaaagtcttaaccagtagaaagtgagccaatttagtcattttatcaataattacccaaatcaaataatgacacttccgagtatgaggcaaacccactacaaaatccatattcacatcttcccacttccaagtagggattttaatGTCTTTGGCTAGGtcacccgacctttgatgttcaaccttcacttgttggcaattcggacacgaacctttctatgtccttcttcatgtcaccCCACCACTAGAACTATTTTAAGTCTCAGTATATTTTCATCAAActaggatgaatggagtatgtagaattatgagtctgcatcaagatcaaactccttaggccatcaacatctggaatacatagccgaccttggtagtatagcaccccatctcacccttgggaaaagacctctatctttttttccttcaccaacttctttaactcgataaatgtcgggtcaagatcttgctttgatttaacatctactaccaaagaggattcagatctattttgaacaaccataccaccatcatcagtaccacacaacttcaccacTAATCTAGCCTACCGGTGaatatctttcaccaactccctcttcccttcatccacatgggccacactcctaATAaatactctactaagtgcatcggcaaccacattgacTTTATccagatgatagtgcacactcatgtcatagtctttaaggagttctagccacctcatttgccttagattaaggtcattttgggtgaacacatattgaagacttttattatcggtatacatatccacatgcaccccatagaggtaatgcctccaaatattcagagcaaaaacaacgacagccaattcaaggtcatggatagggtagttacgctcatgcatctttaattgtctagaagcataggctatgaccttgctgttttgcattaaaacacaacctaaaccaatctttgaagcatgaaaataaactacaaacccttctaatccttctggtagagtcaaaataggagcggaggtaagtcaatctttcatggtctggaaactcttctcacactccgtccatatgaatttggctttttcttgggtcaatttcatcataagagatgagatggaagaaatcccttcgacgaaccttctatagtacctggctagacccaagaaTCTTCTAATGTCTAAAGGAGACAAcgatctaggccaatttttgactgcctccatttttataggatcaaccttgatcccatcaccggacactacatgaccaagaaatgccacattgttcaaccaaaattcacatttactaaattttacAAACAATTACCTATCCCTCAACATTTgcagcacaactctcaagtgatttttatgttcttcctcaccccgaaagtaaatcaaaatatcatcaatgaagaccaccacaaaagtattaaggtaaggtttgaacagcctattcatcaagtccatgaatgtcattggtgcattcgtcaacccaaaactcatcaccacaaactcaaagtgaccataccttgtcgaAAAGCTGTTTTgaaaatgtcacactccctcacccgtagttggtgatagcggaccgaaggtcgatcttggagaagtgacttgccccttgtaattgatcaaacaagtcatctattctaggggtgggtacttgttcttaatggtcatcttgtttaattgccgatagtctatgcacattcaaagcgacccattcttctttctcacaaataatacgggagcaccccatggcgaaatacttggtcttatgcaccccttttctaataagtcctttaattattccttcaattctttcaattctgctagggccatccgataaggaggaatagagataggttaggtATCGGAGAGGAGATcgatatcaaaatcaacttttcttttggGAGAGACACCGAAAAGATCATCGAGAAAGACAtcagggaactcattgactatggaaACTGATTTAAGAGGAGGAATTTTAGAGTCGACaaccctaaccctcacaatatggtaaatacaacccttagaaatcattttctaggccttaagataagaaatgaacttacccttcaccatcGAATCACGACTCTCTCATTCAATaatggactcatttggaaattagaacttgactagacgagtcctacaatctatagaagcataagatgcatgtaaccaatctatcccaagaatgacattgaaatctaccatgtcaagcttaataggatcacaaggaataactttatgcaagatagacacgagACAATCcatatagacctttctagcaataaccgactcaccaacggaggtagataccaaatagggctctaataacatttcgggtgacacatcaaacttattagcaaggaatggagtaagaaatgataaatttgcacccgaatctaatagtgcatacacatcaaaagcaaagacctttaacataccgataatgacattgggtgcctTGAGGCCTTGATGCCTACCACcacatctctacaatccttagcatggtggacTAGCTTttcacacttaaagcatgcattggagctggCTAAGCAtacccctttgtgagtccttccacacttcttgcaagaggggaaagtttgagcaccaacattctctcttggaaccattggtttaGCAACCTTGTCCTTGTTggaccttggaggaggagtatttgtgaaaccttgtcccacaaaccgttacccaccttggcctttgccattattaccataaccggacctttgagggttaaaccctccatcatccactctagcctttttgaatccccttgatctctctctcagctTTTCTTCTTGAATTTGTTCTACTCAAGTCATTAATCGAGAGATGtctatctccttgaccaacatggtcgTTTTTCACTCCTTGgaaaccaagcttgagacattggaaataaacttgctcatcctaactcttgggtcggagaccataaagggaacatactttgacaacttagtgaatttgagaacATACTTTCCCACGCTcttactcccttgacggaggttgatgaactcttggattttggcctccattagctctaatgggaagaagcggtctaggaaggcacatTTGAACTCTTCTCATCCTATCGGccccatttcttcatccctcttaacaacccattgttcgtaccatagagccacacctttgagttgataggccactagctcggccttctcattcggtggcacacccatgataatCACAATCCattacacctcatcaatgaacttcatagggtcctcatctagtttagaactatCGAACTTGGGCTcgttcatcctttggaaattccaaatcctagaggccgattttgcatttggggaggaggaataCCTTAATGCCCTTGGTTGGATACGACTTGAGTCAACAACATAATGATAATGCGAacctcggcatgggttaccccttcctcatgatatGGGGCATTGGAaaccggaggagcttggtccttattgtcaacccttgctctaggaagtgctcttccatgagtcattatctagagaacacgaaatgggtcgttagttaaaggaaagcttaggacactctaaggcacgacatgaatttgaaagaagtaaaaaattTTATAAACGTCCTATAGTCTCATATTCATAATTAaggtgcacttcacaaccatgaacaagatcttATTTGACGCGGTATATTGGACTCctaggaccattcaaaacctgaggctctgataccaagtttgtcatgacccaagcttagggcctagatgtgacatggcgaatgaggaccCGAAAgaacctcaaacaagcctcttaacattcttttaaccttttataggtaatgacaataaataagcAAGCAGAAATTATAATAGTTAAACTTCAACCTACATATGCCCAACAATATCTCTAATTTTCAGATTTAATAGGACTAAGACAagtacctagctcaccctcaatcataatagaaagaaatgtcatagtaagtgtctaaagatctcaatatatgataagctagaaagataaagagtATTGTTTCTGGAACATGGGAaccaccaaaagtagtcttcaaaaaaaatctcaactagccacgtggaggagaacgaggaggagcatcggtccttacatggtaatatcatgtaggcaaaagagtatcgttagtactttgaatgtactaagtatgtaagcatgcttGAACATTGAgtaaacattaaaacatttatgtaatatgaaacaaaatgcaatgcatgcataatcaattataaatatatatcctttaaaacattcattttatgggaaaatgaccataaccgatatttaaaaCCATGTGAACTATTACATGAAATACAACACAACCCCTACGTTGGctagagagactacttgccgggtagaatttcgtcaacttcattcattttatttaactttaactttaagggtcatttgtggatccattagtctaagcctacaagggctcttatgttggcacataTTAATGAGACAAAGAGTTGCTACTacgattcccttaccgaatctcacctcaatgacccattcggtgataagtcaatcccacaaaatagtttaatacttcaaaataatcatagtatatagcttgagaattcaaaatatcatattcggtagaatagctcattaaaacctatggtaattcaaatatgcaggaattgtccttattgcataaagaatccatcattcctatcctttcatcattctttcatttcataaaactcccttttgatcatagacattgctttcataaacattcatttggagtcaaagctttcaaattAAAcctcattgaaaatatagtaaaattaggtgggttcaaatcacttcaactttaaaacatgaatgtaaatgaattatgcataaatactttgaaatccatcaattaaaaatcatgttttaaacaacccatcatgaatttcaaaaacctttaaagaactaaatagagaaaatacttgcaaaccatcaattcatacatctgaaattattttgtatcaaaatagaccaataattattagtttaaccatgatttatgctattaattaaaaataagaattacccataagaaaatcttacttgaaatcaagagatttagttgaaagagttttggactacatgggtggaaaaaCTCATGGATGAACACCCACATACCatagagtaaagtttaaagaaaataaacataatttatcatataatcaaaatactttaggcatgagagtggaagaaatactttcattgaagccttacatacctgaaatgcgaagcgttactcagaatcgaaggacttaataaacactcttaaattctagcattttctcctcgccggagcattttgtgtactactcgaaGTATATGAATTATCGTAAtggtatttctacactactaagaactaaaattatatttttagaatgagtaaaagagtgtatagagagaagagttgcttgagaaagtttgatgaacaaaataatgaaataaggtgggtatttataggtgtgaaggagagacctattaataataaataattataaaaaaaaatctgaaagtttaatgaaagattgtgatgtcatgggtgatgtcaaatggaggactattgatgtcatgggtgatgtcaaatggaggactattgatgtcatggtgatgtaaaatggatctagatctttccatgattggtgagatgaaccttcttttaatggaatacccttttttggagctttgtttgaaaaagataacttcctcattaggatttggtgtctcatatgaattgtttctttataagtatactttcatgtctTTCAAGAgtcaaccaatttggatcatcctacagtgagatatgatttttcttctacaaatactcaatttcatcacatcatcatgtcttgcaacaattaatttatttgatctatttaacctccaaaacttaaaatatggtcatCTCAAGATTTAAAAGATCATGTGTTggtatatttcttttattattatttaataatagtATTGGGAttattcacaaaagttgtaggtaatgaagttcgaattattcaaaaatttgaatcacttaatttggaccatcctattaaaagttatgcccaaaatacaaaagcgatattattttcatcgagatttggaacatcatatacaacatttttaaggggtgttacactatCCCTCTCTAGCGGCCTCACCACAGATGGATT
This sequence is a window from Solanum dulcamara chromosome 10, daSolDulc1.2, whole genome shotgun sequence. Protein-coding genes within it:
- the LOC129869832 gene encoding uncharacterized protein LOC129869832; this encodes MRQRLRERKDQLTSFFANTKKSALAPEDNSSAVNFFDQNSERILEILCESFLYSFFCPLAETRRTVSWLERQFTTKASRDYDSSNAVDYPTAVAVAAFVVKSTEDNKSNSIKNKANDTIGRPEKFTPVKTSKSSSKVQDKNAVIRTATVNQEPVNSMQSLKQSATFADTRKNSTFANDTASSKTRIRQMTSQKEMIKGTTMTNHVVGNSKADIWEKEEMKKIKERYEKLNNVTLDWETKKKKKVKRHLEQIEAQIDKRRAKTRQSFYSDIERIENIAGGAKAKAEQNQEKEEHKVKDKANKIRSTGKMPTRCLCF